From a region of the Azospirillum formosense genome:
- the ald gene encoding alanine dehydrogenase: protein MLIGVPTEIKNHEYRVGLTPASVGELVLHGHSVLVQAGAGAAIGLDDGQYEAAGAEIAPDAATVFARAEMVVKVKEPQPEECAMLRRGQVLFTYLHLAPDPKQTKLLLNSGAVAIAYETVTDPRGGLPLLAPMSEVAGRMSVQAGAHCLEKAQGGRGVLLGGVPGVPAAKVVVLGGGVVGTNAARMAMGLEAKVVVIDRSLPRLKELDLQFGAKLQTLYSTVDTIEEHVLDADLVIGAVLVPGAEAPKLVTRAMVKRMRQGAVVVDVAIDQGGCFETSRPTTHAEPTYLVDGVVHYCVANMPGAVARTSTFALNNATLPFTLALADQGYRAALARDPHLRAGLNIHAGAVTCKAVADAQGLGHQPAEEALRL from the coding sequence ATGCTCATCGGCGTACCGACGGAAATCAAAAACCATGAATACCGCGTCGGGCTGACCCCGGCCTCGGTCGGCGAACTGGTTCTTCACGGACACAGCGTGCTGGTGCAGGCGGGAGCCGGCGCCGCCATCGGGCTGGACGACGGCCAGTATGAGGCCGCCGGCGCCGAGATCGCCCCGGACGCCGCGACGGTCTTCGCCCGCGCGGAGATGGTCGTGAAGGTGAAGGAACCCCAGCCGGAGGAATGCGCGATGCTGCGCCGGGGGCAGGTCCTGTTCACCTACCTGCACCTGGCCCCCGATCCCAAGCAGACCAAGCTGCTGCTGAACTCCGGGGCGGTCGCCATCGCCTACGAGACGGTGACCGATCCCCGCGGCGGCCTGCCGCTCCTGGCGCCGATGAGCGAGGTGGCCGGCCGCATGTCGGTGCAGGCCGGCGCCCATTGCCTGGAGAAGGCGCAGGGCGGGCGGGGCGTCCTGCTCGGTGGCGTGCCCGGCGTTCCGGCGGCGAAGGTGGTGGTGCTGGGCGGCGGCGTGGTCGGCACAAACGCCGCCCGCATGGCCATGGGGCTGGAGGCGAAGGTCGTCGTCATCGACCGGTCGCTGCCCCGCCTGAAGGAGCTGGACCTGCAATTCGGCGCCAAGCTGCAGACGCTCTATTCGACCGTCGACACGATCGAGGAGCATGTGCTCGATGCCGACCTCGTCATCGGGGCGGTCCTGGTGCCGGGCGCCGAGGCGCCGAAGCTGGTGACCAGGGCGATGGTGAAACGGATGCGGCAGGGCGCCGTGGTGGTGGACGTCGCCATCGACCAGGGCGGCTGTTTCGAGACCTCGCGTCCCACCACCCACGCCGAGCCGACCTATCTGGTGGACGGAGTGGTCCATTACTGCGTGGCCAACATGCCGGGGGCGGTCGCGCGCACCTCGACCTTCGCGCTGAACAACGCCACCCTGCCCTTCACGCTGGCGCTCGCCGACCAGGGCTACCGTGCGGCGCTGGCCCGCGACCCGCATCTGCGGGCCGGGCTGAACATCCACGCCGGGGCCGTCACCTGCAAGGCGGTGGCCGACGCCCAGGGGCTGGGCCACCAGCCGGCGGAAGAGGCGCTGCGGCTTTGA
- a CDS encoding L-2-amino-thiazoline-4-carboxylic acid hydrolase: MTGTIHPFYEEHRGAMEAAMRQRLDLAEGMVRAHVHPSGIEGIKREVMDEFGLVLAQMPYVGGAESRMSDFFMRLLGFMAISRVLRRHRVPLPVIGDIEREAYKAQLLTVPEAERLAAGREFLSPENQAFLREQAEKSRRERFAEDFVYDFVEPGPGDDFEFGINYRACGFCKFAARHGDKDLLPNLCGLDFDAYATRGIHLERTQTLAGGASHCDFRFSRLPSA, translated from the coding sequence ATGACCGGGACCATCCATCCCTTCTACGAGGAGCATCGCGGTGCGATGGAAGCAGCCATGCGCCAACGCCTCGACCTTGCCGAGGGCATGGTGCGCGCGCATGTGCATCCGTCCGGCATCGAGGGGATCAAGCGGGAGGTGATGGACGAGTTCGGTCTCGTGCTTGCCCAGATGCCCTATGTCGGGGGCGCGGAAAGCCGCATGAGCGACTTCTTTATGCGTCTCCTGGGGTTCATGGCCATCAGCCGCGTGCTCCGGCGGCATCGCGTGCCGCTGCCGGTGATCGGCGATATCGAGCGGGAAGCCTACAAGGCCCAATTGCTCACCGTTCCCGAGGCGGAGCGTCTCGCCGCGGGGCGTGAGTTCCTGTCACCGGAAAATCAGGCGTTTCTGCGCGAGCAGGCGGAGAAGAGCCGCCGGGAGCGATTTGCCGAGGATTTCGTCTACGACTTCGTCGAGCCGGGTCCAGGGGACGATTTCGAGTTCGGCATCAACTACAGAGCCTGCGGCTTCTGCAAGTTCGCGGCCCGGCACGGCGACAAGGACCTTCTGCCGAACCTTTGCGGTCTCGATTTCGACGCCTATGCGACACGTGGCATCCATCTGGAACGAACGCAAACCCTCGCGGGCGGCGCCAGCCACTGCGATTTCCGATTCTCGCGGCTGCCGTCAGCTTGA